From a single Collibacillus ludicampi genomic region:
- the fur gene encoding ferric iron uptake transcriptional regulator: MHEKLERIKKQLHAESFKLTPQREATLRVLLENEEAHLSAEEIFMLVKQKAPDIGLATVYRTLDLLSELKIIEKLNFGDGVARYEFRSDDHPHHHHHLICLKCNRLFEIEDLLDSLEAKVEREHNFKIVDHRVSFLGYCADCLQEDSTLGD, translated from the coding sequence ATGCACGAAAAGCTCGAACGGATCAAGAAACAATTGCATGCCGAATCGTTCAAGCTAACCCCTCAAAGAGAAGCGACTTTGCGAGTTCTCCTCGAAAATGAGGAAGCCCACTTATCGGCTGAGGAAATTTTTATGCTTGTGAAGCAAAAAGCGCCTGATATCGGATTGGCCACCGTTTACCGGACACTCGACTTGCTTTCTGAACTTAAAATTATCGAAAAGTTGAACTTTGGTGATGGTGTCGCGCGTTATGAGTTTCGTTCGGACGATCATCCGCATCATCACCATCACCTGATCTGTTTGAAGTGCAATCGACTGTTTGAGATCGAAGATTTGCTGGACAGTCTGGAGGCTAAGGTGGAACGGGAGCATAACTTCAAGATCGTCGATCATCGGGTGAGTTTTCTCGGATACTGTGCGGATTGCTTGCAAGAGGATTCGACTTTGGGCGACTAA
- a CDS encoding RNHCP domain-containing protein, whose protein sequence is MGGKTRQFTVRNESFVCLNCGAYVKPLAAGGCRNHCPECFYSLHLDVNPGDRLSDCKGILEPIAIEKHSKKGYMVVHRCKRCGHIVKNKLALEDPVQPDNFEKMLEIMSRV, encoded by the coding sequence ATGGGCGGGAAGACACGCCAATTTACGGTTCGGAACGAGTCATTCGTCTGTCTGAATTGCGGTGCGTACGTGAAGCCGCTCGCCGCGGGAGGGTGTCGCAACCATTGTCCTGAATGTTTTTATTCCCTTCATTTAGATGTGAATCCCGGAGACCGGTTGTCCGATTGCAAAGGGATTTTGGAACCGATTGCTATTGAAAAACATTCGAAAAAAGGCTATATGGTCGTCCATCGTTGCAAGAGATGCGGTCATATTGTGAAAAACAAATTGGCGCTGGAAGATCCCGTCCAACCGGATAATTTTGAGAAGATGTTGGAGATCATGAGCCGGGTTTGA
- the spoIIM gene encoding stage II sporulation protein M — MARRFKVHATRYVQEHAKLYIYTIVLIFVGIIFGAIVVNALAQDQKVELYNQLHGFITAVNDNQLANSTIVTWDSIAKNLKMVGLIWILGLSIIGLPLIVVLIFFKGFMIGFTVGFLVEQFSGKGLLFAILAVFPQNLIAVPALIVAGVAGIAFSLMLVRSRFSQRNLPIYHSFLTYSGLMLVVAVVLTISSFIEGYISPILMKLVTPYL; from the coding sequence ATGGCCCGTAGGTTCAAAGTCCATGCGACGAGATATGTGCAGGAACACGCCAAACTATATATTTACACGATTGTTCTAATATTTGTGGGCATCATCTTCGGGGCGATCGTTGTCAACGCACTTGCGCAAGATCAAAAAGTTGAACTCTATAATCAATTGCATGGGTTTATTACGGCGGTTAACGATAATCAATTGGCCAATTCCACCATCGTCACTTGGGATTCTATAGCCAAGAACCTAAAAATGGTGGGGTTGATTTGGATTCTTGGCTTATCGATTATCGGGTTGCCCTTAATCGTCGTACTTATTTTTTTCAAAGGTTTCATGATCGGATTCACCGTTGGTTTTCTGGTGGAACAATTTTCAGGAAAAGGGTTATTGTTCGCGATCTTGGCCGTTTTTCCGCAAAATCTCATCGCAGTGCCCGCGTTGATTGTTGCAGGCGTGGCAGGGATCGCATTTTCATTAATGCTCGTGCGTTCACGTTTTTCACAGAGAAACTTGCCGATCTACCATTCGTTTCTCACGTATTCCGGTTTGATGCTCGTCGTAGCGGTTGTACTGACCATCTCTTCTTTTATAGAAGGATATATCTCACCGATTTTGATGAAATTAGTTACTCCATATTTGTAA
- a CDS encoding endonuclease Q family protein: MKEYFLDLHIHIGRTKGGQAVKITASRDLTLFSIIREAAERKGIDIIGIIDASSPPVLDEFRELVKRGELTPLDRGGLSYQGKVTILLGAEVETSGPSGGTAHFGIWLPDLERMGEFSRWLADRVTNPVLSSQRANTTASELQRVADDFGGMFIINHAFTPHKSVYGNCVASAREMLDLSRVTALELGLSSDSDLADLLSELQDITFVSNSDAHSLAKIGREYNRIIIQSPSFEEVKKSLLRQEGRSVTANYGLTPALGKYHRTYCLQCKQIATNPPPVIQCPKCESAHVVLGVIDRIHEIADRKKPVHPAHRPPYYYQVPLEFIPKIGKRTIDKLLAEFGTEMNILHRATEDDLARIVGERIANDIVLARTGRLPLVTGGGGKYGRVGGNH, encoded by the coding sequence ATGAAAGAGTATTTTCTGGATTTACACATTCATATCGGACGAACGAAAGGGGGACAAGCGGTCAAAATAACGGCCAGCCGCGATCTGACCCTCTTTTCAATTATTAGGGAAGCAGCAGAACGAAAAGGCATCGATATCATTGGAATTATTGACGCTTCATCCCCGCCTGTGCTGGATGAGTTTCGCGAACTGGTTAAGCGTGGAGAACTAACTCCTTTGGATAGAGGGGGTCTCAGTTACCAAGGAAAAGTGACCATCTTGCTGGGAGCTGAGGTAGAGACATCGGGCCCATCCGGCGGAACGGCACATTTCGGTATATGGTTGCCGGATCTCGAGCGAATGGGAGAGTTCTCCCGGTGGCTTGCCGATCGGGTGACCAATCCCGTCTTGTCTTCACAGAGAGCGAATACCACTGCGAGTGAACTTCAACGCGTGGCTGACGATTTCGGGGGGATGTTTATCATCAATCACGCCTTTACCCCCCATAAAAGCGTATATGGGAACTGTGTCGCGTCAGCCCGCGAGATGCTTGATCTCTCGCGTGTAACCGCCTTGGAGTTAGGGCTATCCTCCGATTCGGATCTTGCCGATCTGTTATCCGAACTGCAGGATATCACATTTGTATCGAATTCTGATGCACATTCATTGGCGAAAATCGGACGAGAATATAACAGGATCATCATACAGTCTCCTTCTTTTGAAGAAGTGAAAAAATCGCTTCTGCGACAAGAAGGGAGAAGCGTCACGGCTAATTACGGATTGACGCCCGCGCTTGGCAAGTACCACCGTACGTATTGCCTGCAATGTAAACAGATCGCCACGAATCCACCTCCTGTCATTCAATGTCCAAAATGCGAGAGTGCGCATGTCGTTCTCGGGGTGATCGATCGCATTCATGAGATCGCCGATCGCAAGAAGCCGGTTCACCCGGCCCATCGTCCGCCATACTATTATCAGGTACCGCTCGAATTCATACCAAAGATCGGTAAACGCACCATCGACAAATTACTTGCTGAATTTGGGACGGAGATGAATATTCTCCACCGGGCGACAGAGGACGACCTGGCACGTATCGTCGGAGAGAGGATCGCGAATGATATCGTGCTTGCGCGCACAGGGCGTCTGCCTTTGGTAACGGGGGGAGGCGGAAAATACGGAAGAGTGGGAGGAAATCATTGA
- a CDS encoding NUDIX hydrolase has product MQIETVRLPNNKKTSREIVRHPGAVAVLAVTSENKIILVKQYRKPCDEVLIEIPAGKLEKGEEPLECAKRELIEETGYTAGTWEFVHSFYTSPGFADEKIYLYMARDLTKGTRQLDPDEFLDLIEADREEVMQMIEKDMIHDAKTLIALYRWLK; this is encoded by the coding sequence TTGCAAATCGAAACGGTGCGCCTGCCCAACAACAAAAAGACAAGCAGAGAAATCGTTCGGCATCCGGGGGCGGTAGCTGTGTTGGCGGTTACCTCCGAGAATAAAATCATACTGGTGAAACAGTATCGCAAACCTTGCGACGAAGTACTGATTGAAATTCCGGCCGGGAAGTTGGAAAAAGGGGAAGAGCCTTTGGAATGTGCGAAGAGGGAACTCATCGAGGAGACGGGTTATACAGCAGGTACTTGGGAATTTGTACACAGTTTTTATACATCGCCGGGATTTGCCGATGAGAAGATTTATCTCTATATGGCCCGCGATTTGACGAAAGGAACGAGACAATTGGATCCTGACGAGTTTCTTGACCTCATTGAGGCAGACCGTGAGGAAGTGATGCAGATGATTGAGAAGGATATGATTCATGACGCAAAAACGTTGATCGCGCTGTACAGGTGGCTGAAATGA
- the mciZ gene encoding Z-ring formation inhibitor MciZ: protein MKIYTSNQQIRLVGKGWQIRAYLRQFKNSKTTLQKYLSMSHARVTSQN from the coding sequence ATGAAAATATACACCTCAAACCAACAGATTCGGTTAGTAGGAAAAGGGTGGCAGATTCGCGCATATCTTCGACAATTTAAAAACAGTAAAACTACATTACAGAAATATTTGTCCATGAGTCACGCACGTGTGACTTCGCAAAATTAA
- a CDS encoding DUF3866 family protein has translation MIDWERGTVVSIIQEREGYQEIVVSLENGELERAVHYPNIGRRLHRGEQVYLNTTAVRLGLGTGGYHFVAAPEKKGFIDQSPKGHIMKLRYTPYQMRILAVEEEAHPAHEIMKEASTLEGIPVVAAELHSMVSAITATIAYLSNGKAKIAYVMTDGAALPLALSHAVADLKEKGLLTGTVTVGHAFGGDLEAVNLYSGLLAARHILKADVIVAAMGPGVVGTGTRFGHSGVEQGQVLNAIHSLGGRPIACLRMSFADSRERHWGVSHHSLTALSRVALKPAWVALPLLDENKAGYVEKQLRESGITRGHRLVTADGSVVKRAAERYNVSLKTMGRPPEKDPEFFLSCGAAGLVAWGFCKRRAFNFAKSHVRDSWTNISVM, from the coding sequence ATGATCGATTGGGAACGTGGAACAGTTGTCTCCATTATCCAGGAACGTGAAGGTTATCAGGAAATAGTCGTTTCCCTCGAGAACGGCGAACTGGAAAGGGCTGTACATTATCCGAATATCGGTCGAAGACTGCACAGAGGAGAACAGGTGTATCTAAATACAACGGCCGTGCGTCTGGGGCTCGGTACCGGTGGTTATCATTTTGTAGCAGCTCCCGAAAAGAAAGGGTTTATTGACCAATCACCCAAAGGTCACATCATGAAACTTCGCTATACCCCTTATCAAATGCGCATATTGGCTGTGGAAGAAGAGGCTCATCCCGCACATGAAATCATGAAGGAAGCGTCCACTTTGGAAGGTATACCTGTTGTCGCGGCGGAACTCCATTCTATGGTGTCTGCGATTACTGCCACGATCGCTTATCTGAGTAACGGAAAAGCAAAGATCGCTTACGTGATGACTGACGGAGCTGCGTTACCGCTTGCTCTTTCTCATGCGGTCGCAGATTTGAAGGAAAAGGGGTTGCTCACAGGTACAGTGACAGTCGGGCACGCTTTCGGCGGCGATCTGGAAGCGGTCAACCTGTATTCGGGGTTATTAGCCGCCCGTCACATATTAAAAGCAGATGTGATCGTTGCAGCGATGGGACCTGGTGTCGTGGGAACGGGTACGCGCTTCGGACATTCGGGAGTCGAACAGGGCCAGGTACTCAACGCGATCCATTCATTGGGAGGACGGCCAATCGCATGCCTTCGCATGAGCTTTGCCGATTCGCGTGAACGGCATTGGGGGGTGAGCCATCACAGTCTCACGGCACTTTCCCGCGTAGCGTTGAAACCGGCATGGGTCGCCTTACCTTTATTGGATGAAAACAAAGCCGGTTACGTGGAGAAACAACTTCGGGAGTCCGGTATCACGCGTGGCCATCGTCTTGTCACAGCGGATGGATCGGTAGTCAAACGGGCAGCGGAAAGATATAATGTAAGCTTGAAGACCATGGGACGCCCGCCGGAAAAAGACCCGGAATTTTTCCTTTCTTGCGGCGCTGCTGGCTTGGTCGCGTGGGGCTTTTGCAAAAGACGGGCATTTAATTTTGCGAAGTCACACGTGCGTGACTCATGGACAAATATTTCTGTAATGTAG